Proteins from a genomic interval of Plasmodium reichenowi strain SY57 chromosome 13, whole genome shotgun sequence:
- a CDS encoding hypothetical protein (conserved Plasmodium protein, unknown function), which produces MLREQLKNLKAQKNIQVFEDDSYDKISRRKYNLFRNLYKNFILSSLHIESVKLCFENLKGLNKSFEEFEKLFCLEDGDMVDRLYNEDEKGNNEIYLKHRDFLTKEENKYIFEKIKLFLKLCSLYCDRKEIKILLEFLIYKYEINVKCSQDILLCLLPILFNKINLKNILEILYIQKDCVFVFFNNCRHDDLVEYIDKAILIQNIKKNINIYKTIFNYIIDLIGCIHMIHDVEIYMTYINFFMSISEDIMHSYINIPISLMEFYFNILLSIIKIGKHAFHMFNENRVMKKKMNITQNNNHMSDNIYINQINISCKFLDKFIKLFEMAIQKKSKDITNFHVLKNNILTIFEKEFIVMHDMVITNTSCSDFIKSLILLLNIIYKYSYNIHFDNYINRKQIKYISEEYEEHEIVQQSSEKNGSNMIENIQNDFHTTNGLNDSIIPNKYIKIKQNQTKQSGDIINSMNDNVDKNTNYIIDLIHFVKDNKYNLFDNEINNILQKEETILNFVNLFCDVNNVYEITDNLIKIIFIKCYYLKINISNLEYIFYNIPFKKNNKNHIFNIILIINLISYYIFLIKKEHEQDEKNKDKQFIISEHNEVKTIKDELKPNTKFIQRLIKKCVHNNNNNNNNINLYVNKIINPNHFFDIIKYYMNENNELFKKKVIFFETYSKIDQGLILLLNANKNKMNHIPLYNILYKSLEVDTTYPYLINEVLRNIKFIYDYKMKVTKMNALIEPAVRSNDIPTDHMINNKNNNNDNDNNNDNNNNNNDNNNNNDNNNNNDNNNSNNNNNHSNNDAYLDDKYEQMRNEYLTLGLINKGKQFLKSKKHIESLYNKVIFLLKENKIEFIDNLKYYEKELLYFFPSKKYMYKILFKSFKELKLEKFIQIDKERNTLFLKFYIKVFMVKMKKLQEKYKKDLMEDKFFKKFINFNFSLFFIIYDYITNSKSYPEHSYFSRNIASENFKLIKKFFLYLSKLRNIEYQSFEEFFQKEIKDHRLNNIKIIIKYSNPFKSLILYRIINYFTMVDLYKVKGIRFINTDQNGNIFKINTNNNDNHNNNHNNNNNSSNILTIDGQNELLLLNTTNKNYNNKNEIFAIENKENNLNQNKEESEDITYDEIMIRKKELKIFLMKVFKILLNNINDTISIKSDMKNDNLYMNILNAYQKNILLFVNYDISLTTYLYYKYLNIFYVSNTYSIFILDTLNYYFFLYRTKHYKKFIEDNNICSAIVFELYKHLLKDQKTKIDKKNFYQFIIISILLHTIPDKSNTNRVAYMWKHVHRKLGSKPFVMEYDIMNQLFLQKKTIKDLGNFVFVDENQNTFDVEINNTTEKQHIKKDNIIINNNNNNNNNVYLNHTDYNTSNNINSEELHINLNEYDFIKSCNDYQFDYRCFVVSAKNVPTRNNVYKEVMKYYLFIFSYFNKHFFDIFISNFYIFQLQKCVLYEFLNSNIILIFLKRIMRRKSYPYKITQIYKSVLSRNLETIIKQEHIYLFLHLVDYYVNVLENNFSKKKKTEKKKKKNIPINSDIQEGNHTINHTNEKACKDKEDNNIIPVTNNNIPLNDEKEKKYINQKLFRTVHSINMDIYLTKLRNELNNKKIPKIKYTNLLNEEYDENMFFDSLKGFFKYHQNLFEDIYFIKENDIKHICELIINIIINSKCYLFLIQLLCIKNFSISSLYKKNILQAVEDLEITNMVFFKKLFLNKKTQNYNSLLLMCKNVKNLKEKNKIILFIEKQMDKKNNYTNYNKIIKILHILSETTDDTNQNNTTLYHEYVNTHISIFKKISYYLNICDTIFIKLIKYITNISTLIYQSTYLIAYHFSLHKNNFFSNIVNFFQKNINYLYENIFLHLEPLSRILDKIIKKKIYLYVIYERKQMYTDYSNSKKRKANHDVIKENKLLDQLKGSNIHDNNDDDVSIVKENDDNSDHLDTPVEQAKKRKLQNNNKNNYDDNNKNNCDDNNKNNCDDNNKNNCDNGIFMYEHNSYNIPIDQKNINFDNHNKIYDHMINNNSKNSFNEKNFMNYYHLHIFAFICTTINTIFKNEVDIKKFTVLTNNIIFLFNKCYSSYVVSICLINLIIKIRLDKLYDCKNYILEIFNIYNYDDVDYCINNQLLLLLALYLCPENYKKNILVEDLKTEQEQNIENHTEYNNNMQISYNENNKNIVYPYYVYSKLKYIKPHLKKVTNIHNLCLKLISLISIIHNVNEKDIKSISYFIYFSTFQNFILCFTLAQDKLISRKLNLLYKKFSFQNTDTFVLTHILNNFKIEYDLNTQGEMNNDEIEDNINTLQYYNTYYEKKNAINNQMQKLMKTDQDNIEKYSSINLSKFENSYLYKFLFHLNKLKDYMKFNDGFQKYKRFKQNKNNNENRSKFSYDDILENNNYFVYDIFCDILNCEPDKSIQLFKRNVFLFYERLMDKLYHLNFVTNKNLLKEIIIFINQKLNKEMDCKYIFDAVMYSLCNKKEIMISPLNELYINNIFNKSLFNIKLDDSMKIFIISKINQMLTKLFNQYYHVRKYEKSKINKFNKNNNYSEKNVTHMEANQNDDNKKKHVEQEENSSLNDSNSNNNNNNNNNNNNNNSSSGSSRRRKQLNVELKTNQHKVYEEIDIIYEEYKKYNEQFGSDILIESVNQKDTTMNNTFDDDIYISDINSIDSDYNFDEGHDSYNSKSKDRSNDMVNLNNRDIINLHNNNHTLDTLNNINDLCTVDNMVNIFNDEEIKNIKFINKMKDLKKLFGIDSYYMNNILKCIATLLINFPIITKNKMIQLFHVMFLNNKKYILISTKNLLVEYFYSLSNEKKINNLRKIITNPLKKLDYNHLFFIFSNNHMNICLKHLIKYYQKQKKIYFFKNNDDTKYDYNGSVIMNNCLFYYQHLIVYENLFQITKKKGKLGFNFLFSLIKNYIINCKTHITDLYNKHKQNIKYLNSEEFHCYGEKIYNINSLTVDLRAEEQNIVTSLLYTSTKMKVSSLSKLFDNLISCFENKIFESTSSNILDNYKSTYEKRIYYIFFYRLYKNFGSVLNSSNKYLYDLLNNIKFTLISCQKNSQDIFQVGKNHTYNKYMQNGQVEKIKNKLRDQFDDNTYYDNINETRLNKNNEELQDADEEKGLILNNKDKNNNNLKSKWYWFDLGYPTLMCLYEILKSEKNNQTNMNPIFFNTCFDDVVNYFNIFQYLPRIHINDQFENNVNEKILTNSEHFDMKMVSIILLDMLKLILCRYYILYLNDPEKIQIMTMRLSLKNSDNHINSYNITICIILTLKYIYETIGYNQLLFSVKDLYQIFSELNNHPDDEIEYISKQWFNTIRKNSEVGNI; this is translated from the coding sequence ATGTTACGAGAACAACTAAAGAATTTGAAAGCACAAAAGAATATCCAAGTTTTTGAAGATGATAGTTACGACAAAATTAGTAGAAGAAAGTACAATTTATTCAGGAACTTATATAAGaatttcattttatcaTCTTTACACATAGAATCTGTTAAACTATGCTTTGAAAATTTGAAAGGGTTAAATAAATCCTTTGAAGAATTTGagaaattattttgtttagAAGATGGAGATATGGTTGATagattatataatgaagatgaaaaaggaaataatgagatatatttaaaacatCGTGACTTTTTAacaaaagaagaaaataaatatatatttgaaaagataaagttatttttaaaattatgttCTTTGTATTGTGatagaaaagaaataaaaattttgcttgaatttttaatatataaatatgaaataaatgtaaaatgtagtcaagatatattattatgtttattacctatattatttaataaaatcaatttaaaaaatatattagaaatattatatatacaaaaagaTTGTGtgtttgtattttttaataattgtAGACACGATGATTTAGTAgaatatatagataaagcaatattaatacaaaatattaaaaagaatattaatatatataaaactatatttaattatattatagaTTTAATAGGTTGTATTCATATGATTCATGATgtagaaatatatatgacatatataaatttttttatgtcGATATCAGAAGATATTATGCATAGTTACATTAACATTCCAATATCTTTAATggaattttattttaatatattattatcaataataaaaataggGAAGCATGCATTTCATATGTTTAATGAAAATAGAgttatgaaaaaaaaaatgaatataacacaaaataataaccaTATGTcagataatatatatataaatcaaataaatatatcttgtaaatttttagataaatttattaaattatttgaaatggctatacaaaaaaaatcaaaagaTATAACCAATTTTcatgttttaaaaaataatatccTTACCATCTTTGAAAAGGAATTTATAGTAATGCATGATATGGTGATAACAAATACCTCTTGTTCTGattttataaaatcattaattcttttgttgaatattatatataagtatagttataatattcattttgataattatattaatagaaaacaaataaaatatatatcgGAGGAATATGAAGAACATGAAATAGTACAACAAAGTTCCGAGAAAAACGGATCAAATATGatagaaaatatacaaaatgatTTTCATACAACAAATGGTTTAAATGATTCCATTATACcaaacaaatatattaaaataaaacaaaacCAAACGAAACAATCTGgtgatataataaattcaaTGAATGACAATGTAGATAAGAatacaaattatattatagaTCTTATCCATTTTGttaaagataataaatataatttatttgataatgaaataaataatatattacaaaagGAAGAAACCATATTAAATTTTGTTAACCTTTTTTGTGATGTTAACAATGTATACGAAATTACagataatttaataaaaataatttttataaagtgttattatttaaaaataaatatatctaatttagaatatattttttataatattccattcaaaaaaaataataaaaatcatatattcaatataattttaataattaatttaatatcatactatatatttcttataaaaaaagaacatgaacaagatgaaaaaaataaggacaaacaatttattatatcagAGCATAATGAAGTAAAAACTATAAAAGATGAATTAAAGCCTAATACAAAATTTATACAAAGgttgataaaaaaatgtgtacataataataataataataataataatattaatttatatgtgaataaaataattaatcCTAATCATTTCtttgatattataaaatattatatgaatgaaaataatgaattgtttaaaaaaaaagttatcTTTTTTGAAACATACAGTAAAATTGATCAGGGGTTAATATTATTGCTTAATGCAAATaagaacaaaatgaatCATATACCTTTatacaatattttatataaatcattaGAAGTCGACACAACATATCCATATTTGATAAATGAAGTGCTAAGAAATATTAagtttatatatgattataaaatgaaagTAACAAAAATGAATGCTCTTATAGAGCCTGCGGTACGCTCAAATGATATTCCTACAGACCATATGATCaacaacaaaaataataataatgataatgataataataatgataataataataataataatgataataataataataatgataataataataataatgacaataataacagtaataataataataatcatagTAATAATGATGCTTATTTAGATGACAAATACGAACAAATGAGAAACGAATACTTAACCTTAGGACTAATAAACAAAGGAAAACAATTCCtaaaatcaaaaaaacATATAGAAAGTTTATATAACAAAGTAATATTCctattaaaagaaaataaaattgaatttattgataatttaaaatacTATGAAAAAGagttattatatttctttccatccaagaaatatatgtataaaattttatttaaatcattcaaagaattaaaattagaaaaattTATTCAAATAGATAAAGAGAGAAATACCCTGTTTTTAAAATTCTATATAAAAGTATTTATGgtaaaaatgaaaaaattgCAAGAGaagtataaaaaagatTTAATGGAagataaattttttaaaaaatttattaattttaacttttcccttttttttattatttatgattatataacaaatagTAAATCTTATCCAGAACATTCTTACTTTTCTAGGAATATCGCTTCagaaaattttaaattaatcAAAAAgttctttttatatttatctaaattaagaaatataGAATATCAATCATTTGAAGAGTTTTTTCagaaagaaataaaagatCATCGTTTAaacaatattaaaattattataaaatatagtAATCCATTTAAATCACTAATTTTATAtagaataataaattattttacaATGGTTGATTTGTATAAAGTGAAAGGTATTAGGTTTATAAATACAGATCAAAAtggtaatatatttaaaattaatacaaacaataatgataatcataataataatcataataataataataatagttcTAATATTTTAACAATAGACGGACAAAATGAGTTACTATTACTTAATActacaaataaaaattataataataagaatgaAATTTTTGCGAttgaaaataaagaaaacaaTTTAAATCAAAATAAGGAAGAGTCAGAAGATATTACATATGATGAAATAATGATAAGGAAAAAggaattaaaaatatttttaatgaaagtattcaaaatattattaaataatataaatgatacAATTTCTATCAAATCAGATATgaaaaatgataatttatatatgaatatattaaacgcatatcaaaaaaatattttattatttgtaaattatgatatatcCTTAACaacttatttatattataaatatttgaatatattttatgtaagTAATACatattctatttttattttagaCACATTAAATTACTACTTCTTTCTTTATAGAACAAAgcattataaaaaatttatagaagataataatatatgttcaGCTATCGTATTcgaattatataaacatttattGAAAGATcagaaaacaaaaatagataaaaaaaatttttatcaatttattataatatctATATTGTTGCATACCATACCAGATAAAAGTAATACAAATCGTGTAGCATATATGTGGAAACATGTACATAGAAAATTAGGATCGAAACCATTTGTTATGGAATATGATATTATGAATCAACTCTTcttacaaaaaaaaacaataaagGATTTAGgaaattttgtttttgtaGATGAAAACCAAAACACCTTTGATgtagaaataaataatacaacGGAAAAGcaacatattaaaaaggataatataataataaataataataataataataataataatgtatacCTTAACCATACTGATTATAATACttctaataatataaattcaGAAGAActacatataaatttaaatgaatatgattttataaaatCTTGTAATGACTATCAATTTGATTATAGATGTTTTGTTGTTTCGGCAAAAAATGTACCCACACgaaataatgtatataaagaagtaatgaaatattatttatttattttttcctattttaataaacatttctttgatatatttatatccaacttttatatttttcaattaCAAAAATGTGTATTATACGAATTTCTCAATTCAAATATAATcctaatatttttaaaaagaatcATGAGACGTAAATCTTATCCTTATAAAATtacacaaatatataaatcagTATTATCTAGAAATCTTGAAACAATAATTAAACAAgaacatatatatcttttctTACATTTGGTTGATTATTATGTTAATGtattagaaaataatttttctaaaaaaaaaaaaacagaaaaaaaaaaaaaaaaaaacatacCTATAAACTCAGATATACAAGAAGGAAATCACACAATTAATCatacaaatgaaaaagCTTGTAAGGATAAAGaggataataatataattcctgtaactaataataatattccattaaatgatgaaaaggaaaaaaaatatattaatcaAAAATTATTTCGAACAGTACATTCTATtaatatggatatatatttaacaaaattaagaaatgaattgaataataaaaaaattcccaaaattaaatataccaatttattaaatgaagaatatGACGAAAACATGTTTTTTGATAGTTTAAAAggtttttttaaatatcatcaaaatttatttgaagatatatatttcattaaagaaaatgatattaagcatatatgtgaattaattattaatattataataaattcaaaatgttatttattcttaattcaattattatgtattaaaaatttttcaataagttctttatataaaaaaaacatattacAAGCAGTAGAAGACTTAGAAATTACAAATATGgtatttttcaaaaaattgtttttaaataaaaaaacacaaaattataattcCCTTTTATTAATGTGTAAGAATGTAAAGAATCTTAAggaaaaaaacaaaattatattatttattgaaaaacaaatggataaaaaaaataattatacaaattataataaaattattaaaatacttcatatattatcaGAAACAACTGATGATACTAATCAAAACAATACGACATTATATCATGAATATGTTAATACACATATAagtatatttaaaaaaatatcatattatttaaatatttgtgatactatatttataaaattaattaaatatataactaATATAAGTACACTTATATATCAAAGTACATATCTTATAGCatatcatttttctttacataaaaataattttttttcaaatattgtaaacttttttcaaaaaaatataaattatttatatgaaaatatatttttacatcTAGAGCCCTTATCAAGAATTTTGGacaaaattataaagaagaaaatatacTTGTATGTTATATATGAGAGAAAACAAATGTATACTGATTATTCTAATAGTAAAAAAAGGAAAGCTAATCATGATgttataaaagaaaataaattattgGACCAATTAAAAGGTAGTAATATtcatgataataatgatgatgatgtATCTATTGTTAAggaaaatgatgataattcTGATCATTTGGATACTCCTGTAGAACAAGcaaaaaaaaggaaattacaaaataataataaaaacaattatgatgataataataaaaacaattgtgatgataataataaaaacaattgtgatgataataataaaaataattgtGATAATGGTATATTCATGTATGAGCATAATTCTTATAACATTCCAATAGaccaaaaaaatataaattttgataatcataataaaatatatgatcacatgataaataataacTCCAAGAATTCATTTAACGAAAAAAACTTtatgaattattatcatctaCACATTTTTGcatttatatgtacaaCTATTAATACCATATTCAAGAATGAAGTTGATATTAAAAAGTTTACTGTtttaacaaataatataatattcctatttaataaatgttATAGTTCATATGTTGTTTCTATATGtcttataaatttaattataaaaatacgATTGGacaaattatatgattgcaaaaattatatactagaaatatttaatatatataattatgatgatgttgattattgtattaataatcaattattgttgttattagctttatatttatgtccagagaattataaaaaaaatatcctTGTAGAAGACCTAAAAACAGAGCAAGAACAGAATATTGAGAATCATACggaatataataataatatgcaAATATcttataatgaaaataataaaaatatagtaTATCCATATTATGTCTATTCcaaattaaaatatatcaaaccacatttaaaaaaagtaactaatattcataatttatGTTTGAAACttatttcattaatatCCATAATTCATAACGTGAATGAAAAGGATATTAAATCTATTTCTtactttatttatttttcaacatttcaaaattttatattatgttttaCCCTTGCTCAAGACAAATTGATTAGTAGAAAACTTAATTTATTGTacaaaaaattttcatttcaAAATACCGACACATTTGTGTTAACccatatattaaataattttaagaTAGAGTATGATTTAAATACACAGGGGGAAATGAATAATGATGAGATagaagataatataaacacattacaatattataatacttattatgaaaaaaaaaatgcaataaataatcaaatgcaaaaattaatgaaaaCTGATCAAGATAATATCGAAAAATATAGTTCTATAAATCTATCAAAATTTGAAAATAGCTATTTGTACAAATtcctttttcatttaaacAAATTGAAAGATTATATGAAATTTAATGATGGATTTcagaaatataaaagatttaaacaaaataaaaataataatgaaaatagATCCAAATTCTCCTATGATGATATTTTAGAGAATAATAACTATTTTGTGtatgatatattttgtgatatattaaattgCGAACCTGATAAAAGTATTCAATTATTTAAGAGAAAtgtatttcttttttatgaaCGTTTAATGGATaaattatatcatttaaattttgtaactaataaaaatttattaaaagaaattataatctttattaatcaaaaattaaataaagaaatggattgtaaatatatattcgATGCTGTCATGTATTctttatgtaataaaaaagaaataatgaTTTCTCcattaaatgaattatatataaataatatatttaataaatcattatttaatattaaattgGATGATTctatgaaaatatttattatctctaaaataaatcaaatgTTAACAAAACTATTTAATCAGTATTATCACGTTCgtaaatatgaaaaaagtaaaataaataaattcaacaaaaataataattattctGAGAAAAATGTTACACATATGGAAGCTAATcaaaatgatgataataagaAGAAACATGTTGAACAAGAAGAAAACAGCTCATTAAATGatagtaatagtaataataataataataataataataataataataataataatagtagtagTGGTAGTAGTAGGAGGAGGAAACAACTTAATGTGGAGCTTAAAACAAACCAACACAAGGTATATGAAGAAattgatattatatatgaagaatataaaaaatataatgaacaATTTGGATCAGACATTTTAATAGAATCAGTTAATCAAAAGGATACAACTATGAATAATACATttgatgatgatatatatatatccgATATTAATTCTATAGATTCAGACTACAATTTCGATGAAGGACATGATTCATATAATTCCAAATCAAAAGATCGATCCAATGATATGgtaaatttaaataatagagatataataaatttacaCAATAATAATCACACGTTAGATACATTAAATAACATTAATGATTTATGTACTGTAGATAATAtggtaaatatatttaatgatgaagaaataaagaatataaaatttattaataaaatgaaagatttaaaaaaattgtttGGTATAGATAGctattatatgaataatatattaaaatgtatagCTACgttattaattaatttccccattattacaaaaaataaaatgattCAATTATTTCATGTAatgtttttaaataataaaaagtatatattaataagtacaaaaaatttattgGTAGAATATTTCTATAGTTTAAGtaatgagaaaaaaataaataatttaagaaaaattattacaaatcctttaaagaaattagattataatcatttattttttatcttttcaaataatcatatgaatatttgtttaaaacatttaataaagtattaccaaaaacaaaaaaaaatatattttttcaaaaataatgatgatacaaaatatgattataatgGATCAGttattatgaataattgtttattttattatcaacATCTTATAgtatatgaaaatttattCCAAATAACGAAAAAAAAGGGTAAGTTGGGTTTtaatttccttttttcattaataaaaaattatattataaattgCAAGACACATATAACagatttatataataaacataaacaaaatataaaatatttaaatagTGAAGAATTTCATTGTTATGGTGAgaagatatataatataaatagttTAACAGTTGATTTAAGGGCAgaagaacaaaatattgtaacgtctttattatatacatcCACAAAAATGAAAGTGAGTTCATTAAGTAAATTATttgataatttaatatCATGTTTTGAAAATAAGATATTTGAAAGCACATcatcaaatatattagataACTATAAAAGTacatatgaaaaaagaatatactatatattcttttataggctttataaaaatttcgGTTCTGTGTTAAATAGtagtaataaatatttgtatgatctattaaataatattaaatttacATTAATATCTTGTCAAAAAAATAGTCAAGATATTTTCCAGGTTGGTAAAAATCATAcgtataataaatatatgcaAAATGGACAAgtggaaaaaataaaaaataaattaagaGATCAATTTGATgataatacatattatgATAACATCAATGAAACACGgttaaataaaaacaatgAAGAATTACAAGACGCAGATGAAGAAAAAGgattaatattaaataacaaagacaaaaataataataatttaaaaagtaAGTGGTATTGGTTCGATTTAGGTTATCCTACATTAATGTgtttatatgaaatattaaaaagtgaaaaaaataatcaaacAAATATGAATCCAATATTCTTCAATACATGTTTTGACGATGTCgttaattattttaatatatttcaataCCTACCTAGAATCCATATAAATGATCAATTCgaaaataatgtaaatgaaaaaattcTTACGAATAGTGAACATTTTGATATGAAAATGGTAtctattattttattagaTATGTTAAAACTAATATTGTGTAGATATTATAtcttatatttaaatgacCCAGAAAAAATTCAAATTATGACAATGAGACTTTCACTGAAAAATTCAGATAATCATATTAATAgttataatattactatatgtattattttaacactcaaatatatttatgaaacTATTGGTTATAACCAACTATTATTTTCAGTAAAAGATTTGTATCAAATCTTTTCAGAACTTAATAACCATCCGGATGATGaaatagaatatatatCCAAACAGTGGTTTAACACAATAAGGAAAAATTCAGAAGTAggaaatatttaa